The following proteins are co-located in the Malus sylvestris chromosome 13, drMalSylv7.2, whole genome shotgun sequence genome:
- the LOC126595432 gene encoding 3-hydroxy-3-methylglutaryl-coenzyme A reductase 2-like, whose amino-acid sequence MCRHQLGLLSLAGSVNNGELSQKVVFTLDIIPGCFLHRHLQILSIPCDLTTQPLMEEDEKVVKSVVAGTIPSYSLESKLGDCKRVVAISREVLQRITGKSLTGLPLEGFDYESILGQCCEMPVWYVQIPVGIARPLMLNGREFSVAITTTEGCLVAGTNRGCKAINLSDRATSVLLRDGMTRAPCVRFNSTKRAAELKFYLEDPKEEHKQGFH is encoded by the coding sequence ATGTGCAGACATCAACTTGGCCTGTTATCTTTGGCGGGGTCGGTTAATAATGGTGAGCTCAGCCAAAAAGTCGTCTTCACCCTGGATATTATCCCGGGATGCTTTCTTCATCGCCACCTCCAAATTCTCTCCATTCCCTGCGATCTCACCACCCAGCCATTGATGGAGGAAGATGAGAAGGTGGTCAAGTCCGTCGTGGCGGGAACCATCCCTTCGTACTCTCTGGAGTCAAAGCTCGGAGATTGCAAGAGGGTAGTAGCTATCAGTCGCGAGGTGCTGCAGAGGATTACAGGGAAGTCTCTCACTGGTCTGCCATTAGAGGGTTTCGATTACGAGTCAATTTTGGGTCAGTGCTGCGAGATGCCAGTGTGGTACGTTCAGATTCCGGTTGGGATTGCCAGGCCTCTTATGCTCAATGGTAGAGAGTTCTCTGTGGCAATAACCACCACCGAAGGTTGCTTGGTTGCTGGCACCAACCGTGGCTGCAAAGCTATCAACTTGTCCGACAGAGCCACTAGTGTGTTGCTGAGAGACGGGATGACCAGAGCGCCTTGTGTGAGGTTCAACTCTACTAAGAGAGCTGCCGAATTGAAGTTCTACTTGGAAGACCCCAAAGAAGAACATAAACAGGGTTTTCATTGA